In a genomic window of Gemmatimonadota bacterium:
- a CDS encoding NAD-dependent epimerase/dehydratase family protein, whose protein sequence is MGSNLAEQLLGEGYRVIGLDDLSQGVIEQVPDEVEFYELDIRSTEIYPLCSDVSAVFHLAARNCIADCQADPVETSSVNVQGSVNVFQAAHRARVAKVIYAETSALYEGIHQFPTAEGDIAPQSFYALSKLGVRDFAAGYARHHGLNLTALRYFCVYGPRQDYRRTIPPVMSAFILHLLQGRQPTIYGTGEKRRDFVYIDDVNRFHLQCLLDPRTDGRTFNLGSGRSYSVREVFDAVRTQLGSDIEPNHAPDLPGEAFETRADISAARALGWSPAVELSEGLQRSIAYIRENVLGAESRLAAPAP, encoded by the coding sequence TGGATGACCTGTCACAGGGCGTGATCGAGCAGGTGCCGGATGAGGTGGAGTTCTACGAGCTGGACATTCGCTCGACGGAGATCTATCCGCTGTGCAGCGATGTCAGCGCCGTCTTCCACCTGGCCGCCAGGAACTGCATCGCCGACTGTCAGGCCGACCCCGTCGAAACCAGCAGCGTCAATGTGCAGGGCTCGGTCAACGTTTTCCAGGCGGCTCACCGGGCCCGGGTCGCCAAGGTGATTTACGCCGAAACTTCGGCGCTTTATGAAGGCATCCACCAGTTTCCCACAGCGGAAGGCGACATAGCGCCCCAGAGCTTCTACGCGCTCAGCAAGCTCGGCGTTCGGGACTTCGCGGCCGGTTACGCACGCCATCACGGCCTGAATCTCACAGCGCTCCGCTACTTCTGCGTCTATGGTCCGCGCCAGGACTACCGGCGTACTATCCCGCCGGTCATGAGCGCGTTCATCCTTCACCTGCTTCAGGGCCGGCAACCCACCATCTACGGCACAGGCGAGAAACGCAGGGACTTCGTCTACATCGACGACGTCAACCGTTTCCACCTGCAATGTCTGCTCGACCCGCGGACGGATGGCCGCACCTTCAACCTGGGAAGCGGCCGCAGCTATTCGGTGCGCGAAGTCTTTGATGCTGTGCGCACGCAACTGGGCAGCGATATCGAGCCGAATCATGCACCGGACCTGCCCGGCGAGGCGTTCGAGACCAGAGCCGACATCAGCGCCGCTCGCGCGCTGGGTTGGAGCCCCGCCGTCGAGCTGAGTGAAGGGCTGCAACGTTCTATCGCCTACATTCGGGAAAATGTTCTGGGCGCGGAGTCCCGGCTTGCGGCGCCGGCACCATGA
- a CDS encoding nucleotidyltransferase family protein, which yields MRLAALLLAAGRSTRIAPLAGDLPKPLLQLGGRSLLDWNLQWLAAHGIRSVWINLHYRAHAIRDALGYGERWGMRIRYSLEDSILGTAGGWKHLSDHWRGTSLVVYGDNLLRFDLRRFLSAHRSHAALASVALFDPQRHRNTGIAGGRAELAESGRICGFEEGGAGRSGAGELVNAGAYLLEKELAERVASGFQDFGRDVFPRLAPTGCLYGHVMEDEGFCLGVDTPERFAVAQRLIESGEVSLS from the coding sequence ATGAGGCTCGCAGCCCTGCTCCTGGCCGCGGGCAGGAGCACGCGCATCGCCCCGCTGGCCGGCGACCTGCCCAAGCCGCTGCTTCAGTTGGGGGGCAGGTCTCTGCTGGACTGGAACCTGCAATGGCTCGCCGCCCACGGCATCCGCTCCGTTTGGATCAATCTGCACTACCGTGCGCACGCCATCCGCGACGCTCTCGGCTACGGTGAGCGCTGGGGCATGCGTATTCGCTATTCCCTCGAGGACTCCATCCTGGGTACCGCGGGAGGCTGGAAGCACCTGTCGGATCACTGGCGAGGCACGAGCCTGGTGGTCTATGGCGACAATCTGCTGCGCTTTGATTTGCGTCGCTTCCTGAGCGCGCACCGGTCGCATGCGGCTCTGGCCAGTGTCGCGCTTTTCGACCCGCAGCGCCACCGGAACACGGGGATTGCCGGTGGTCGCGCGGAGTTGGCCGAGAGCGGCCGCATCTGCGGTTTCGAAGAGGGTGGCGCGGGCCGGTCCGGGGCAGGCGAGCTGGTCAACGCCGGCGCCTACCTGCTGGAGAAGGAGCTGGCCGAACGGGTGGCGAGCGGCTTTCAGGATTTTGGCAGGGACGTGTTCCCCAGGCTGGCACCTACGGGATGCCTCTATGGCCATGTGATGGAAGATGAGGGATTCTGCCTGGGTGTGGATACACCCGAGCGGTTCGCAGTGGCGCAACGGCTGATCGAATCCGGGGAGGTGAGTCTATCGTGA